In a genomic window of Nostoc sp. UHCC 0870:
- a CDS encoding ribbon-helix-helix domain-containing protein, producing MTNAPRMIHLNLDLSPELNQILEELSNKIGVSKSDVLRQAITLMQVMVKAKEETQKLEISEANQLIANEIVFSPDKKSEPHPLDTFIERLGAWEDERTAEEIVKEIYDSRTISRYDISL from the coding sequence ATGACTAATGCACCTCGAATGATTCATTTAAACTTAGATTTGTCACCAGAACTCAATCAAATTCTAGAAGAACTATCAAATAAAATAGGTGTAAGTAAAAGTGATGTTTTACGTCAAGCCATTACATTAATGCAAGTAATGGTAAAAGCAAAAGAAGAAACTCAGAAATTAGAAATATCTGAAGCCAATCAACTTATAGCGAATGAAATAGTTTTTTCACCTGATAAAAAGTCAGAGCCTCATCCACTAGATACATTTATAGAAAGACTTGGTGCTTGGGAAGATGAACGTACTGCTGAAGAGATAGTGAAAGAGATTTATGATAGCCGTACTATTTCTAGGTATGATATTAGTCTATGA
- a CDS encoding type II toxin-antitoxin system VapC family toxin: MTYLLDTDTCIYWIKNIESVRKKVKEIGWDQICICSVTIAELYFGAYNSQRVSENLNRAEHFIQNITVISLDNNTLKTFGKLKAELRKTGQPVAEFDLLIASVALTRNYILVTNNTRHYSRITGLNLENWTLS, from the coding sequence ATGACTTATTTATTAGATACTGATACTTGTATTTACTGGATTAAGAACATTGAATCAGTCAGAAAGAAAGTTAAAGAAATAGGATGGGATCAAATTTGTATTTGTAGTGTTACTATCGCTGAGTTGTATTTCGGTGCTTACAATTCTCAAAGAGTATCGGAAAATCTAAATCGTGCAGAGCATTTTATTCAAAACATAACGGTTATATCTTTAGATAATAATACCTTAAAAACTTTTGGCAAATTAAAAGCTGAACTCCGTAAAACAGGACAACCAGTTGCAGAATTTGATTTATTAATTGCTAGCGTTGCACTGACCAGAAATTATATTTTAGTTACTAACAATACTCGTCATTATAGCCGTATAACTGGACTTAATCTAGAAAATTGGACTTTATCATAA
- a CDS encoding type II toxin-antitoxin system ParD family antitoxin, with protein MKSINISLPDTMRAYIEEQVAQGGYSSVSEYFRELVRQDQKQRAKQRLETMLLEGLNSGNATEMTAQDWEDIHQAVQERISKRQGNNQP; from the coding sequence ATGAAAAGTATCAATATTTCCTTACCTGACACCATGCGAGCTTATATAGAAGAACAGGTTGCTCAAGGTGGTTACAGCAGCGTCAGCGAATATTTTCGTGAATTAGTGCGACAAGACCAAAAACAGAGAGCTAAACAACGTCTAGAAACAATGCTTCTAGAAGGATTAAACTCTGGAAATGCAACAGAAATGACTGCTCAAGATTGGGAAGATATACATCAAGCAGTACAAGAAAGAATTAGTAAACGTCAAGGTAACAATCAGCCGTGA